The Mucilaginibacter terrae region GTTGATGAATCATGGCTAACCGGCATTGAAACAGCCTATGATGGGGTTTTATTATTGCATTATTACCAAACTGCAAGCGGACCTACACATAAAGGTTTAGCTGCAATTGATGAAGAAACCGGAAATGTATTGTGGCATAACTTTAATTACACGTTTGACCAGCTGACAATTAATGGTCCGGTAATATACGACAGCAGGTTACAGCCACCATCATATCAAATTATCGACATCAAAACCGGATCTATCCAGCGCAAATACAACAGTGTTAACGACAGTATTACTGACAACCAAATTAAGGTTCCCGAAGCAATGTCATTGCCTTTAAATTTCCCTAAGCTACCTGCTGCACCCTATCGAAACAATATTCATTATCTGGAGTACAATAACTGGATAATTGTATCTTTGCACTCGCTTTGGGCTGGCCAACTAAAACAGTGTTTATACATTATTAAAGACGGTACCGTTGTTTTTGAAGATATATTAAATACCAATATACAAAAATTGCAACCCGAGGCGTTTGTTTTATACCAAAACCAGCTTATTTATTTAAAGGATAAGGTGGAAATTAAGGTACTTAATTTAAGCTGATAGGTTTGAACATGACTATAAAATTATTTTTAATGGGGGGCATATGCTCATTTTTTACCCTACCAGGTATAGCTCGTCCGGTGATAGATTCCATAGGAGTTGAAAACCAGGAGGGTAAAAAGGTGGTTCTGCACAAACTCGATCCTAAGGACAACTATTTCTCGATTGGCCGCCGTTACAATGTTAAGCCGGCTGTAATTATTCAATTTAATCATAATGCCCCTTTGCGCGTAGGTAACGTTATTAAAGTACCTACGGAATTGTCTTTTGTTGGCACAAGTGCTGCATCTCCTGTAACCGTAGCATCAACAAATACAGAATCAGCCACTGCTGCTACCGAATACAAAGTTGGAGCGGGTGAAACCCTTTATGCCATATCAAAACGTTTTAATGTTAAGGTTGAGGAATATTATGAGCCAGAATAACCTAACATCGAGCAACCTGCAACCCGGACAGATTTTAAAAATCAAATTATCAGCGCCTAATGTGGCTCCGGTGGTAACTACTCCACCACCGGTTGTTGTACAACCCACTACTACCACACAACCCGCCAAACGCGACTCAACTCTTGTAGCCCAAACTGATAGTACAGGCTCAGCCGAACGCCATCTACCGGCTAATAGATATGGTATAACCGAACGTAACGAAAAAGGTGTTGCTACTTATATTGATGGTGCAGACTTGGGTTTAGACCCGAACAAGAAACTGGTATTGCATCGCACTGCACCACTGGGCACAGTACTTAAAATCACTAACCCCATGACTAACCGCACCACCTTTGCTAAGGTTGTGGGTAAGTTTACCGATAATGAGATGACTAAAGATGTAATAATCGTTCTTACAAAGAGTGCAGCCGATGCCTTAGGTGCTCTTGATAAGCGTTTTCATGTAAACATCAGCTACGGAATGCCTAATGAGCAAGAATAAGCCTTATATTATTGGTATTGCCGGCGGTAGCGGATCGGGCAAAACGTTTTTCTTAAAATGCTTTTTAGAACATTTCTCAGCTGATGAAGTTTGTTTGGTATCGCAGGATGATTATTACATCCCGGTAGCTCACAACATGACTCCGGAGGAAAATAAACTGTATAATTTTGATTTACCCCGTACGATTGACATGCAGCAGTTTCATAACGATATTACCCGCTTAATTAACAATGAAACGATTACCAAGCTGGAGTATACCTTTAATAACCCCAACGCCATCCCCAAAACGCTGGAAATTAAACCCGCCCCTATATTAATCGTAGAAGGCCTGTTCATCCTGCATTTTCAAGATATTTCCAACCAGCTTAATCTAAAAATCTTTCTTGACACCGATGAAGAGGTAGCCCTCCAACGTCGCCTAAAACGCGACCTCAATGAGCGAGGTTATTCCCATGACGATGTTCTTTATAAGTGGCATAATCATGTTGTACCCGCTTACAAAGAATACTTGCTTCCCTATCGTGAAGGCTGCCATAAAATTGTGGTAAACAATAGTAATGTAGCAGAGGATATTATACGCACTACCGATGAAATCTCTGATGAAGTGAGAACGAAGTTGTTTGGGGAATAGGACGATGCTATATTCTCTATCTATTTATAACTATTTATCCCATTTCATCAAAAATGATCATATGTAGAAATATGCAATTTGATAAAATTATTTAATCACGGCATTATTGCTGACGTATTCACCACTAATTTTCTTAGGTAAGATATTACCTTAGTTTCCAAATTTGCCATAAATAATTTAGACCGCTGTAGATTGTTAGCTTAAAAATGCTAATTTGAATGTTTTTAGATATTTAACGTTCTTTAAACCATTTAGATCCATGGAAATATAGAGTGGTTAAAAATCAGAGCTGGGAAATAAGTAAATCTTTTTTTAAAAACTATGGCTACTATTAGTGCGCCTTTCTTCTGAAATCTAACCATTTATTAGCAGCAGATTTTTAAATGAAATTACAACACGGTAAGATGTGGAACTTTTTCAATTAGCACATACCAATAAGGCTTACTGAATTAAAAAAGTAGCAAATATCACCAATGTTATAAATTCGACAGCCGTGATTTCACCCCGTCATTAATAGCTGCTTATAACTAATCACCCAAAAGTCTTAAAATAATCCTTAAGGCAGTTGTCAACCCTATTATTAAATTACTGCTGGAATATGAAGCAAGTAAGATTACACGTTACAATGTCGTAAAAGTTCGGCTAATCGTGCCCTCGAGAAAGCAGAAGCATTGGCTACATTAACCTATACCCAATATCCATTATCTCAAGTCTACTACTTCTACACCAGTATAAGCTTTTGGATTGAAAGTAAACGTATTGGCAGCAACACTTACATCAGGTGTAAAAGTATTTATGGTGTAATTATATCGGCCACCATTTTTATCAAATAATTGTGCGTTGTAAATCTGCTTTTTCATTTTATCAATGAGCAGGCGTATTTTGAATATGCTTTGTTTGGCATCAGTTGGAGTTAGCTCAACAACTTGATAAGTTTTACCAGCTTGCTTTTGCAAACCAGTGTAAATGTATTTATACCCCTTCTCGTAAAGCGTAAATATTTGAGCCGGATTAATTCCCTCGGTGGTATTGGCATCGTTTATCTGAACTTCTTTTTGTGCGGGCATGTATGTCCACTGGGTTTTGCCATCGCTTATGATTTCCTGGGTAAGGGCTTTTTTAGTGGTATTGCTAAAAAAGCTCAATTTATATTTGTTAGCCTTAACCTGGGTAATTAAAGTACCATTCTGAGTTTGATTTACGCCCTCTTGCGGATTGGCTATGGTTAAAGTAAAATCACTTTTAACAGTATTATATGAACGATACTTTTGCCCTACTCCACTTAAAATAGCTTTAGCGTCGGCATCTTTCTGTGCAAGTGCAGTGGGAGCGGTTGAAATTAATATAATGAGGTATGCAAATAAGTTTTTCATAGTATGTTTTCTAAAGCACTCATGTTACCAATGAAAATAAGCTTGCATTAGCAATATAATGCCGTTGATTGTTAGAACAAGAAAACCATTGCATAGTTTAATTGCCCGAACCTTTTTGTATGTCCTCAAGAGCGCGTTCTAAACTATACTCATCGGGATACAGTACTTCACGGGCTTTACTACCTTCAAAAGGGCCTACAATACCTGCAGCTTCCAATTGGTCGATGATGCGCCCTGCACGGTTATAACCCAGTTTGAGTTTACGCTGAATAAGCGAAGTTGAACCCTGCTGATGTAACACAATAAGACGTGCAGCATCTTCAAACATTGGATCACGATCATTAGGGTCAAAATCTTTAGGGGCATTTGCTTCGCCTTCGCCAACGTATTCGGGCAGTAGCATAGCGCTTGGATAGCCACGTTGGTTACCTATGTGGTCTGATATCTTCTCTACCTCTGGGGTATCAACAAAGGCACATTGTATACGTATTAAATCGCTGCCGGTAGCCAAAAGCATATCACCGCGACCGATCAATTGATCGGCACCACCGGCATCAAGAATCGTGCGTGAGTCGATTTTTGACAATACTCTGAATGCCAAACGCGCCGGGAAGTTAGCCTTAATAGTACCTGTAATAATATTAACCGACGGGCGCTGTGTAGCAATTACAAGGTGAATACCCACTGCACGCGCCAGTTGTGCTAAACGGGCAATAGGCATCTCAACTTCTTTACCCGCCGTCATCATCAGGTCGGCAAATTCATCAACGACTAATACAATGAATGGCAAAAAGCGATGACCGTTTTCAGGATTAAGCTTGCGATTTACAAACTTGGCATTATATTCTTTCAGATTACGTACCTGCGCATCTTTCAGCAAATCATAACGCTGATCCATCTCAATACATAACGAATTGAGGGTATTAATTACTTTTTTGGTATCAGTTATAATAGCATCGGCCTCATCGGGTAGTTTGGCCAAAAAGTGACGCTCAATTTTCCGGAAGAGGGTCAGCTCCACCTTTTTAGGGTCAACCATTACAAACTTAAGCTCGGCCGGGTGGCGCTTGTAAAGTAACGAAACCAATATGGCGTTAATACCAACCGATTTACCCTGGCCGGTAGCTCCGGCAACCAGCAAGTGGGGCATCTTGGCCAAATCGGCTACAAATACTTCGTTTGATATGGTTTTACCCAAAGCAATAGGCAAATCCATAGTAGTATTCTGGAACTTTTCGGTTGCCAGTACCGAACGCATGGATACCATTTCTGGATGCTGGTTAGGTACCTCAATACCAATGGTACCCTTGCCCGGCATAGGCGCAATAATACGTATACCTAATGCGGCTAAGCTTAATGCGATATCATCTTCCAGATTTTTGATTTTAGAGATACGTACACCAGGAGCCGGGATTATTTCATACAAAGTAACTGTTGGACCAATGGTTGCCTTAATCTTATCGATCTCAATATTGTAATGGTTCAGCGTTTCAACGATCTTGTTCTTATTGGCTTCAAGCTCCGAAGCATCAACGCTTATTTTATTAGAACCATAGTTTTCCAATAAATCAAGTGTAGGATATTTATAACCCGATAAATCAAGTTTGGGGTCGTAAGTGCCAAATTTTTCCACTAACTCATTCGAGCTAACCTCGGCTTCTTTCTCAATACTTAATTCAGCTTGTGGGCGCGCTTCTTCTACCGTAAGCGGAACATCCTCTACCTCGGGCACATCTGCCTCGTCTAAATCTGTTTTTTGCGGAGACAGGGTAATAGGCTCATGCTTGATAGAATTGGCTACCTCGGCAGCAAGCGGCACATTATGCTGTAACACCGGCTCAGGCAAAACGGGTTCGGCCACAGGCGGTTTTACAAGAGGTTCTTGCTGCAGGCGCTCATTAGTAGTTAATATGGGCTGTTGAGGAGCGGCAGTTTCGCGGCGGTTATTAGCGCGGGGCCATTCAACCGGCTCAAAAATCACTTCGTCTTCCAATTCAACATTACCTGAGGCAGCTTCACCTTCGGCAGCATTATTTAAATCTGTTACTTTTTGAGGGCGCTCCGGAAGTTTAAAGTCGATGTTGTAAGCTATAATTAATACGGTTAAACCCGCAAAAAGCAGTAAACACCCGGTACCGGCCGAGCCTATTTGCGCATTGAGCAAACGGGTGCTCCAAAAACCAAACTCTCCTTCAATATAATGCGGATAGTTACTCATGAAGCCATGAAAAAAGCCAATGGTAACAGAGGTAAAAATCAATCCAAAAAATGAGTAAGCCAACAACTTGCCAACGGCAAATAACCTTACTTTAAACAGTAAACGATAGCCTATTACAAAAAACACCAGTACAAAAAAGTACGACGCCAGTCCAAACCATTCATACATAAATTGATTGGCCATCAACGCACCTAACTTACCCAACCAGTTTTGCACCACAGGGTTGGTAACGCCATTATCAATCAATTCTTGCTGGGTTTTAAATAGCGTTCCCCAACCACCATTAGTTTGCTGAATGTAGCTCTGATCAATTTCCCAGGTAAAAATGTAAGAGGTAAAGGCGATCAGGAAGAATACCGAAACAACCAGGCACAAAAGGCCAATGATCTTGATAATACGGCCATCCCCTAAATTGAAAGCGGGCATGCCATCAAACCTAGGTTTCGATACACGCTCAAGTTCGGGGCGACTGCCACCACCCTGGCGTGGGCGGTTTTCATCTTTAAAAGAATTGGATTTAAACTGATTTCCTTTTGGCGGCATCTTCAATTACACTTAAAGTACAAATATAAAAGTATTAATAAGAATTCTGTTTGGCACGATTTTTAATTTATAGTTTAATATAGAGAGACTTGAGTATGGGACAGTTAGAATATTTAATAACAACAGGCGACTTATACAACCTAAATCAATTATTATCACAAAACCCATCGCTGGCTAAAAACGCGGTAAGCGATGATGTATCGCCGCTTATGCTATCTTGCTATTATAAAAAACCAGATGCCACCAATATACTGCTTAAATATTTAGATGAAGTTGACATTTTTGAAGCCGCTGCAGTTGGTAAGTTTGATATATTGGCTTACCAGGTGTATAATAACCCGGAGCAAATACATGAATACAACGCCGATGGCTTTACGCCATTAGCACTTGCCTGTTATTTTGGCAATTATGAAGCAGCACGTTACTTGATATTTAAAGGTGCCGATGCCAACCAACCACTAAATGGTCCATCCGGTATCAGACCAATACACTTAGCAGTGGCTGGCAATCATTTAGATATTGCGCGTATGCTAATTGAACACAATGTACAAATTAACACACAGCATGATACAGGTATAACTCCATTACACTATGCCGCCAAAAACGGAAATTTAGAGATGCTGGTTGTGTTGCTGGAAGAGGGCGCAGATGTTAGTATAAAAATGGATGATGGTGCTTTACCTGCCGACCTTGCTTTAAATAACGGTCACTTTGAAATTGCAGATATTTTGAGTTTGTAATTAAATTAGTGAGTTACAGCATGAGCCTTTAGTAGTAAACTAAGGGCTTTGTTATTTTAAAACTGTTTTATCGCCTACAAACACAAATTCAAAATTGAACATTCGAATTTCGGAATATCAAATCCTATCTTTGCAATACTAACCAATCAATTTGTCCGCCTGGACGTATTATAATAAACTTGAATAAAATGAAAGCAGAAAAAATGGTGATGCTTACCGGTAAACAATACCAGGAAATAAAGCAAATTTTAGAAAGCCAGTCATCGTACCAATATAATGCGGGTACTGCCCTTAACCCCGATGTGGTAAATGTAACCGAAATATATCTTGACACCGACCCTGATTTTACGCGCAACCCAACCCAATTTGCAAAAGTGCATAACGATAATTATGTACAGGTACGCATAGGTTACGAAGTGTAAACCTGTTGTTACTGCATTATCAAATTAATCCGCTTAGTGCATCAATTAAATACAATTAAGTATTTTGGCCACTTGGCAGGTTAATTTATAATGAAACAGCAGCTGTTATTAGTATTAGGTATTATTTTGTGGCTGGCGGGCTATGGTCAAAATAACGATACCACCCAGTACATTATTAAGGGCAGGGCAAACAGCCCCGAGCAGCAAAAAAAGCCTTATGTTATCATGATTTCGGTTGATGCTATGCGGTATGATTATATTGAAAAGTGCAACGCCACAAATCTTATTACATTAGGTAAAACCGGGGTACGTGCAGAGGCCATGATGCCCTCCTACCCTTCCATCACTTTTCCAAATCATTATACGCTGGTTACGGGTTTATATCCTTCACACCATGGTATAGTCTGCAATAAGTTTTATGACCGAAACTTAAACGATTCATATTCATCCAAGAGCGTTACGGCTACCGAAGCCCGATGGTATGGCGGCACCCCGCTATGGGTGCTGGCCGAGCAACAAAAAATGTTGAGCGCTGCTTTTTACTGGGTAGGTTCGGATGCCGAAATACAAAACACGTATCCTACTTACAGATACAAGTACAACGAAAAAATAAGCATAGGCAACCGAATTAAAACTGTAATAAACTGGCTTAAGCTTTCACCCGCGCAGCGTCCGCATTTAATAAATCTGTACTTTCCGCAGGTTGATTATGCAGGGCATCATTTTGGCCCCGATGCCCCCGAAACACACAAAGCGGTATTACTGATAGATTCGGCAGTGAACGAATTGCAGAAACAGGTAAAACAAACCGGACTGGATGTAAATTTCATTTTCCTGTCAGATCATGGAATGGTACATGTTGACAACAAAGCCCCCCTGAGCATCCCTCCTATTATAGATACTGCCAAATTTAATATTACCGGCGAAGATGTAATGGTTGAGCTATACGCCAAAGATACATCGGCAATAAAAGGCACTTACGAAGCTTTACTGAAAGAGCCCCATAACCGTTACGCTGTTTACCTGGGCACCAATACACCAAAGCATTGGCACTATAATAAGGCTAACGATCGCTTTAACCGTATTGCCGATATTTTGCTCATTCCTAAAGCCCCAAATGTTTTTATCTATACTGCTAAAGGTAGGCCCAATCCCGGTGCTCACGGTTACGACCCAACTTTAGTACCGCAAATGAAAGCTACTTTTTATGCCTGGGGACCAAATTTTAAAACCGGCTTAAAAATTCCGATGTTTAACAATGTTGATGTATACCCACTGGTTGCCCAACTGCTTGGCCTAACCATTACTCAACCTGTCGATGGTTCAATTCATCTTGCCAAAAAATTGCTCATAAAGTAAGCAAACGCCGGCTTTTGTTGTTTACTGTTAAAATTTTAGTATCATTGGTTAAACCATCAACCTTAGAATGTTAACAGACCAGCACCATTTGTACGATGAACTACATGCGCAGGGCATCATAAGCGACGCCTCGTACACCAAAATAAACCAACAGCGGCTCAATCCATTATTCTCGGTTCATTGGGAAGTTAAAACCATACTTTACCTGGGCATTATGCTGTTTACCGGCGGTATTGGCACATTAGTTTATAAAAATATTGATACCATTGGCCACCAGATCATATTGGCATTTATTGCTTTGGTGAGTGGTGGATGCCTGTTTTACTGCTTTAAAAATAAGAAGCCGTTCAGCCGCTCAAAGGTTGAAAGTCCTAACACCTTTTTTGATTACGTATTGTTACTGGGCACTATCAGTTTGCTCATTTTTATTGGCTACCTGCAATACCAATACAACGTATTTGGTAATAATTATGGCTTGGCAACGCTTATTCCCATGCTCATTTTGTTTTACCTGGCTTATGATTTCGACCATATCGGCATACTAAACATGGCCATTGCCAACTTGGGTATATGGATGGGTGTTACTGCAACTCCCCGCCAATTATTGCAGGCCGGAATATTCATGAATGGACAGGTTATATTCACTTACGTGGGTTTTGGTCTGCTGTTGCTTTTAGCAGCCTGGTTAACTCAAAAATTCATATTTAAAAAGCACTTTAAATTTAGCTATGCACATTATGGTATACATGTTACCTTAATAGCACTATTAGCAGGCTATTTTCATTATTATGATGAAGGACATGCTGTATTATGGGCATTTGCTGTACTGGGTTTAACTGCCCTTATTTATAAAGATGCTTACCAGCAAAAGAGCTTTTACTTTATAATGCTGGCCATTGTGTACGGATATATTACTGTTTCATGCCTATTGTTCATGCTACTAACCATGGGAGCTAATGATGCGGGGATAATCCTGTCTATTTATTATGTACCCATTTCGGCAGCGGTGGTTATTTATTCACTAAATCGTCTTCACAAAAAATTAAAGGCTTTATGATCATTTACAACACAACATGGTTGAATAACTTAGAGTTACAAAACCAATTTGAAGACGATCATAATGCTGGTCTTATAACAACCGATGAATTGAAAGCCTTGAAGCAGACCTACCCTGTTGGCTTTTACCGCCCCGGCATTATATGGACTATTGGCTTATTTATTTTCACTTTCATCATTGCATCCTTTTCAAGTGGCTTAATAAGCCTTGTATTAGCTGATACACATATTATTGAAACTTTTATATGGCCTCTTATATTAGGAGCCTTTAGCTATTTTATACTCGAGCGGTTTGTAAAGCATAATCACTATTACCGTTCAGGTGTTGATAATGCGCTGATTATTATAACTGCAGGTTTGTTAATAGGCGGTTTTGTATGGATGATGTTTACCATTAATCCTAACCTGGAACATTTTGGCTTAATAAGTTTATTTATCTGCTTGCTGAATATTTACTTCACCCTGCGCTTTGCCGATGTAGTAACCAGTATAGTTGCTTGTATGGCAGTGCTTGCATTTATTTTTTTTGGATGGCAGGATATGAAATTGCCATCTGCTATATTACCTTTTGTAATGATGCTGGCATCGGCAGGTATTTATTGGTTTTGCGTTAAATTATATAGTGATGAAAGAGCCAAGTACTATCAAACCTGTTTAGATGTGGCCCAAATTGTGGCCTTGGTAGCATTATACCTCTCGGGCAATTATTTTGTAGTACAGCAATTAGGTGGCGAATTAATGGGAGCTAAACCCGGGGCACCCGTACCGTTTGGATTTATATTTTGGATTTGGACCTTGTTGTTGCCTATTGCTTATATAGCCCGCGGCGTACAAAAAAAGGATGTGATTTTGCTGCGCACAGGCTTGCTGCTCATAGTCGCCTCGGTATTTACCTTCCGCAATTATTATCATGTTTTACCGGCAGAAACAGCGTTCACTATTGGCGGCATCATACTGTTAGCTATTAGCATTGTGGTTATACGTTACCTTAAAACCCCAAAACACGGCATCACTTATGCCGATTTGAACCGTCGGAATTTAATGGCCAACCTTAATATCGAATCGCTTATTGTGGGCGAAACGTTTGCCAAAACACCGGGTGCCCAGGTTGCCCATACCCGCTTTGGCGGTGGCAGTGCCGGTGGTGGCGGCTCGAGCGGAGAATTTTGAGGGTAGTTCAGTTGACTCTATTTTATTGAAGAATATCTGCTAATTATAATTTGTAGCCTTGGACGGTTGTAGCGTTGCAAAAATATGGGGTAAATATTAAACAAAACATTGAGTACCATTAGCCATATTATTTGCACTAACGAATACTGGATATAAATGTAAATTGATATCAGGATAACAATAATTGCTACTATCCAATGTCCATATTCCGACTCGCGGGTTGCCCGCTCATATTTTTTAATATCGCTAATGCTATTGGATACCGGCATGTTTTTACGGGTTATTTTTTCCCAGCCAACCAGCACCAAAAACCGCCTAAACCAGTTAACGCCTAAATAGGCATATATTTTTCCGTCTTGTTCGAAAGCAAAAGCATCAAAGTACGATGATCGCAAGCGTGGCTTTAGTTGAGCGTTTACAACCGAGATCCATGCCATAAGGGCAAAGTTGAGCTGCCATGCAAATAAAAACATCGAAGTTTTAAGTCCTAACACATAAAACACGCCTATAAATGCTACCGCCACAAGGGTTGCCAAAGCCACAATAGCATATTTTTTAAACAACGGTTTTTGCTTCATTTCAAGCAATATACCATTCAATATTAAAAATAAAAAGTGCTACAGAAAAAGTTCTGTAGCGCTTTTAGATGTTAGATCGGGTATATTTTATTGCCCTGCAGTTTCACCACCGGTCCCGGCAGCACGTTTGTTGTTCTGTTCAACATCGCGCTCTATCTCGGTAATATCTACCGGTTGAGAGAAATCGCCCAGCAAATACTTTACAAAGTAATCGGCTTTTTGCCAAAAGAAATACTCGGTCATATCGCCATAAGCATGGCGCTGACCCGGCAACAGCACAAAATCAAAACGCTTGTTTGCTTTAATTAATGCATTAGCTACGCGGATGGTTCCGGCAGGATGCACATTGTTATCAATATCACCGGTTGATAGCATAAGTCGGCCTTTCAGGTTTTTAGCCAGATCCTGGTTTTTATCAATGCTGTATTGGAAAATAGTATCGCCTTTAGGAGTGATAATTTCTTTAACTCCATGATGCTTTTCGCTCCACCAGCGATTGTAAATGCTGTTATCGTGGTTACCCGATTCAGATACGGCTACCTTGTAAAAATCGGGATAAACCAACATTGCCGCGGTAGACATAAAGCCACCGCCTGAATGACCGGTTATACCCACACGGGTTATATCAATAAACGGATATTTATCAGCCAGTTGCTCAACAGTTGCCTTTTTATCGGCCAGGCCGTAATCGCGCAGGTTACCATAACCATAGGTATGGTACCATTTGCTGCGGCCGGGGTTGCCACCACGGTTACCTACCGATATTACCACAAAGCCCAACTGTGCCAAGCGGTCAAC contains the following coding sequences:
- a CDS encoding glycosyl-4,4'-diaponeurosporenoate acyltransferase CrtO family protein produces the protein MKQKPLFKKYAIVALATLVAVAFIGVFYVLGLKTSMFLFAWQLNFALMAWISVVNAQLKPRLRSSYFDAFAFEQDGKIYAYLGVNWFRRFLVLVGWEKITRKNMPVSNSISDIKKYERATRESEYGHWIVAIIVILISIYIYIQYSLVQIIWLMVLNVLFNIYPIFLQRYNRPRLQIIISRYSSIK
- a CDS encoding DUF2157 domain-containing protein, with amino-acid sequence MLTDQHHLYDELHAQGIISDASYTKINQQRLNPLFSVHWEVKTILYLGIMLFTGGIGTLVYKNIDTIGHQIILAFIALVSGGCLFYCFKNKKPFSRSKVESPNTFFDYVLLLGTISLLIFIGYLQYQYNVFGNNYGLATLIPMLILFYLAYDFDHIGILNMAIANLGIWMGVTATPRQLLQAGIFMNGQVIFTYVGFGLLLLLAAWLTQKFIFKKHFKFSYAHYGIHVTLIALLAGYFHYYDEGHAVLWAFAVLGLTALIYKDAYQQKSFYFIMLAIVYGYITVSCLLFMLLTMGANDAGIILSIYYVPISAAVVIYSLNRLHKKLKAL
- a CDS encoding alkaline phosphatase family protein, with the translated sequence MKQQLLLVLGIILWLAGYGQNNDTTQYIIKGRANSPEQQKKPYVIMISVDAMRYDYIEKCNATNLITLGKTGVRAEAMMPSYPSITFPNHYTLVTGLYPSHHGIVCNKFYDRNLNDSYSSKSVTATEARWYGGTPLWVLAEQQKMLSAAFYWVGSDAEIQNTYPTYRYKYNEKISIGNRIKTVINWLKLSPAQRPHLINLYFPQVDYAGHHFGPDAPETHKAVLLIDSAVNELQKQVKQTGLDVNFIFLSDHGMVHVDNKAPLSIPPIIDTAKFNITGEDVMVELYAKDTSAIKGTYEALLKEPHNRYAVYLGTNTPKHWHYNKANDRFNRIADILLIPKAPNVFIYTAKGRPNPGAHGYDPTLVPQMKATFYAWGPNFKTGLKIPMFNNVDVYPLVAQLLGLTITQPVDGSIHLAKKLLIK
- a CDS encoding ankyrin repeat domain-containing protein; amino-acid sequence: MGQLEYLITTGDLYNLNQLLSQNPSLAKNAVSDDVSPLMLSCYYKKPDATNILLKYLDEVDIFEAAAVGKFDILAYQVYNNPEQIHEYNADGFTPLALACYFGNYEAARYLIFKGADANQPLNGPSGIRPIHLAVAGNHLDIARMLIEHNVQINTQHDTGITPLHYAAKNGNLEMLVVLLEEGADVSIKMDDGALPADLALNNGHFEIADILSL
- a CDS encoding LysM peptidoglycan-binding domain-containing protein: MTIKLFLMGGICSFFTLPGIARPVIDSIGVENQEGKKVVLHKLDPKDNYFSIGRRYNVKPAVIIQFNHNAPLRVGNVIKVPTELSFVGTSAASPVTVASTNTESATAATEYKVGAGETLYAISKRFNVKVEEYYEPE
- a CDS encoding FtsK/SpoIIIE family DNA translocase, whose translation is MPPKGNQFKSNSFKDENRPRQGGGSRPELERVSKPRFDGMPAFNLGDGRIIKIIGLLCLVVSVFFLIAFTSYIFTWEIDQSYIQQTNGGWGTLFKTQQELIDNGVTNPVVQNWLGKLGALMANQFMYEWFGLASYFFVLVFFVIGYRLLFKVRLFAVGKLLAYSFFGLIFTSVTIGFFHGFMSNYPHYIEGEFGFWSTRLLNAQIGSAGTGCLLLFAGLTVLIIAYNIDFKLPERPQKVTDLNNAAEGEAASGNVELEDEVIFEPVEWPRANNRRETAAPQQPILTTNERLQQEPLVKPPVAEPVLPEPVLQHNVPLAAEVANSIKHEPITLSPQKTDLDEADVPEVEDVPLTVEEARPQAELSIEKEAEVSSNELVEKFGTYDPKLDLSGYKYPTLDLLENYGSNKISVDASELEANKNKIVETLNHYNIEIDKIKATIGPTVTLYEIIPAPGVRISKIKNLEDDIALSLAALGIRIIAPMPGKGTIGIEVPNQHPEMVSMRSVLATEKFQNTTMDLPIALGKTISNEVFVADLAKMPHLLVAGATGQGKSVGINAILVSLLYKRHPAELKFVMVDPKKVELTLFRKIERHFLAKLPDEADAIITDTKKVINTLNSLCIEMDQRYDLLKDAQVRNLKEYNAKFVNRKLNPENGHRFLPFIVLVVDEFADLMMTAGKEVEMPIARLAQLARAVGIHLVIATQRPSVNIITGTIKANFPARLAFRVLSKIDSRTILDAGGADQLIGRGDMLLATGSDLIRIQCAFVDTPEVEKISDHIGNQRGYPSAMLLPEYVGEGEANAPKDFDPNDRDPMFEDAARLIVLHQQGSTSLIQRKLKLGYNRAGRIIDQLEAAGIVGPFEGSKAREVLYPDEYSLERALEDIQKGSGN
- a CDS encoding LolA family protein, with product MKNLFAYLIILISTAPTALAQKDADAKAILSGVGQKYRSYNTVKSDFTLTIANPQEGVNQTQNGTLITQVKANKYKLSFFSNTTKKALTQEIISDGKTQWTYMPAQKEVQINDANTTEGINPAQIFTLYEKGYKYIYTGLQKQAGKTYQVVELTPTDAKQSIFKIRLLIDKMKKQIYNAQLFDKNGGRYNYTINTFTPDVSVAANTFTFNPKAYTGVEVVDLR
- a CDS encoding uridine kinase family protein — translated: MSKNKPYIIGIAGGSGSGKTFFLKCFLEHFSADEVCLVSQDDYYIPVAHNMTPEENKLYNFDLPRTIDMQQFHNDITRLINNETITKLEYTFNNPNAIPKTLEIKPAPILIVEGLFILHFQDISNQLNLKIFLDTDEEVALQRRLKRDLNERGYSHDDVLYKWHNHVVPAYKEYLLPYREGCHKIVVNNSNVAEDIIRTTDEISDEVRTKLFGE
- a CDS encoding DUF4905 domain-containing protein — protein: MSEFKLLVAEHFNGEIWRMEVDHITHTLFAEIRNNADRRVCFAAISLKNGKTYFKNHTVDESWLTGIETAYDGVLLLHYYQTASGPTHKGLAAIDEETGNVLWHNFNYTFDQLTINGPVIYDSRLQPPSYQIIDIKTGSIQRKYNSVNDSITDNQIKVPEAMSLPLNFPKLPAAPYRNNIHYLEYNNWIIVSLHSLWAGQLKQCLYIIKDGTVVFEDILNTNIQKLQPEAFVLYQNQLIYLKDKVEIKVLNLS